CACGGTCTGGGACGGTTTTGCAGTGCCCAAGGTTTGAGTCGCCGCGGTCACCGACAGAATCAATTGAACTTTTGCGGTGGGTAAAAGAGTCATGGATACATACGACGCAATCATCTCGGGTTACGGCCCGACCGGCGCAACGGTGGCCAACCTGCTTGCCACGATGGGCATGCGCGTGGCAATAGTCGAGCGCGACAAGGACATCTACGACAAGCCGCGCGCGATCACCGCCGACCACGAGACGCTGCGCGCTTTCCAAGCGGCCGGCCTGGCCGAGAAAATCACGGAAGATACCTGTCCTCATCCCGGCACCGACTTCATCGGTGTCGACGGGCAGGTCATCAAACGTTTCTATCCGCTGCCGGCGCCCGGTCCACTCGGCTGGGAGCCGACCTTTATGTTCTACCAGCCCACCCTCGAGCGTGTGCTGAGAGACGGGGTCAAACGCTTCGAATCGGTCGATGTACTAGTCGAACACACGCTCATTTCTCTGCGCCAGGATGCTGAAGGGGTGGAGGTCGACGTCACTGGTCCGGGTGAGTTGAGCAAGACGCTGCGGGGCAAGTATCTGCTTGCGTGTGACGGCGCACGCAGTGCGGTGCGTAGCCAGATTGAGTCCACCATTTACGATCTTGCATTCGATGAATCGTGGGTGGTGGTCGATGCTGACTTGCATGACGACGTCGTACTGCCCGAACGATGCGTGCAATATTGCCGTCCCGCGCGCCCGGGCACTTACATCGTCGGGCCCGATCGTCTGCGCCGTTGGGAGATCAAGGTACTGCCGGGAGAGGCGCCAGAGTCCTTCAACGACCCGGAGCACCTAGAGCGTGTCCTCTCGACCTTTGTGGACACGAGCGGTGTCAAAGTCAAGCGCGTTGCGATCTACCGCTTCCACGCCGTCGTTGCCGAAAAATGGCGTGAAGGCCGCGTGTTTCTGCTCGGCGATGCGGCTCATCAGATGCCGCCTTTCATGGGACAGGGTTTGTGTGCAGGGGTACGGGATGCCTACAACCTTGCCTGGAAGCTCGACGCGGTGTTATGTGGCAAGGCCGGGGATGCATTGCTCGATACCTATGGGCAGGAGCGCCGCCCGCACGTGCAGACGGTCGTCGAAACCGCCAAATCCTTCGGCTTGATCATCGGCGAACTCGACGAGCAGGCCGCCCGCGAGCGGGATCGTCGTCTTGGCGCGGAGTTGGCGGCCGGTACGGCACAGACGATTCGCCAGTCGTTCATCCCGGGCCTGGAAACCGGTCTGCTGTATCGGGATGTGATCGGTACGCTGAGCACCGGTGCGGGTAAGTTGTTTCCGCAACCATGGGTGAGCAGCGAAGGCGTCGGTCGGATGCGCCTCGACGATCTGGTGCGTGGCAATTTCTATGTCGTCACCCGGGATCGGGCGCTTGCGGCGGCCGCGCGCGATTCGCTCGGCGTGGCTGCATCCTTGAGCGATGTCAAGGTCGTTTGCGTGGTGGACGAGGGGCAGGGCAGCACGAATCTCGAGACAGAACTGATTGCTGTCACCGAGGAGTTGGATCTTGTGGTGCGCTGGCTGACCGAGACGAGAGCCGTGGCGGCAGTGGTTCGTCCCGATGGTTTTGCCTATGGCACGGCGCGGCATCAGGGCGAGTTGAAGGACATGATCGTATCGCTCGGCAGGGCGCTCACGTTTGCACCTCATCCTGAAGAGCGGGCAGCGGCTGTGTGATGACCAGGCCAGAGATCGGCCTGGGACAAACATAAATGCGCGGAGACGAAGCAGATTGATTGCTCGTTCCGCGCACTCGAGCGAGGACGGAGTTGGCCGTGCTGTTCGGCGCTGGTCGCTTATAGCAAGGAGCGGTTGCAACACGAAGGCATCGACGTCGTGGTACCGACCTATCACACGCTTTTCAAGTCGATCTATTTCTTCGACCCGAATGGCCACCGGCTCGAATTCGTGTTTGACGAGGATCGCACGCCAAAAATGCACCTCAGCACGCAGCTTGCGCGCATGGGAGTGAACGTGCTTCAGTGACCGAAAACTGACAGGACGAGGTCGCGTACACATCTTCCTGCATCCGGACACAGCGGAGAGCGTTGGGCACACAGGGGCTTTTTGCGGTGTCTTAAATGAATAGGATTACTATGGAGAACTTTGATTTTGTCGTTGCTGGCTATGGCCGGCCGGCGCCACGATGGCCCATTTGCTCGCGCGCCCGGGGGTACCGCGCGACCGTCATCGACAAAGAGATAGGCATTTTCCCGAGAGGCCGCGTGCAATAACTGCAGATCGCGAGGTGATGCGCATCTTCTCCTGGAGTGCAGCGTGGCGGAGGAAATCGCTGCCGATACCGTTCCCCACCCTGAAACTGACCATATTGTCCTGCAGGGGCAAGTCATCAAGCGTTCCTACCCCATTGCATCGGTACGGCCGCTGACATGGGAGCCGAAGTTCATATTCCTGCAGCCTGAAGTCGAACCAAGTTGCGCAACGGTCAGCCGCGCTATGGCATGAATATCAGCGAGTTTCTGGGCCGTAAGCTCGTCGACTTCGCGCAGGACATCGAGGGTGTCGATTTGCGCTTGAGGTGCATTTCCGACGGCACATGGCCTGTGCTCGGGGCTCGCTATCTGCTCGGCCGCGATGGCGGTAGAAGTAGGGTGCGCCGCCAGACACGCACCGGGATCGAGGAGCTTGCATTCGACGAAGGTTTATCGTTTCGCCGGCATCAAATGCAAGTCTGTCGCTGTCGACCGAGACCTTCGATCTCGGCTTCAATCACGTCCCCCGCCCTCAGGTAGCGGTTGTAGTGCGTGCCATTGCCGGCGGGTGAGCCGGTGCAGATGATGTCGCCTGGCAGCAGGCGCGAATAGCGCGAGATGTATTCGATCTGGCGTTCGATGCCGAACAGCATATCGGCCGTGGACTCGTCCTGCATGACTTGGCCGGAAACGGACAGGCGCATTTTCAGGCGATGCGGGTCGGCCACAAAGGCTTTCGGTACGAAGTAGGGGCCCAGCGGCAGGAAACCGGGCTGTCCCTTCGAGCGCAGCCAATCTGTGCCGAGCATCTTGTAGTCGGTGCGTGGTATCAGGTCCCGCGCTGAGACATCGTTGACAATGCAGTAGCCTGCCACGAAGTTCATCGCGAGTTCGCGCGGAATCTGATAGCCGCTCCGGCCGATGACGACACCCAGCTCCAGCTCCCAGTCGGGTTGGGTGGTCGTGTTTGGCAGTACCAGCGGGTCATACGCACCGGACACTGTGGAAACCGGCTTGGTGAACGCATAGGGTTCACCCGTGGCAGCGCGTTCGTCCATCATGTTCTCGGCCCAGCGGCGCAGACCGGCTTCGTCCAGCCCCGGCGGCCCGATTTTGGCGTCAACCGTCATGTCCACCACATGCTTGCGGTAGTTGGCGCCGGTGCAGAAAATCTGCCGGGGCAGATCGATGGCAGGGTGCACGCGCAGCGCCCCTAGTGCGTGCCACTGTTCGGTCTTGCCGTCGATGGCGAGAGCCAACCGGTTGAGCGCGGCGCAGTGGGTGTTCCAGGTGTCCAGCAAGGCCAGCACCGAG
This is a stretch of genomic DNA from Paraburkholderia sp. HP33-1. It encodes these proteins:
- a CDS encoding fumarylacetoacetate hydrolase family protein, translated to MKPYALGTFSHEHDGHKFVGLVMDDRVADLATLAKLHDAPALADVGSVLALLDTWNTHCAALNRLALAIDGKTEQWHALGALRVHPAIDLPRQIFCTGANYRKHVVDMTVDAKIGPPGLDEAGLRRWAENMMDERAATGEPYAFTKPVSTVSGAYDPLVLPNTTTQPDWELELGVVIGRSGYQIPRELAMNFVAGYCIVNDVSARDLIPRTDYKMLGTDWLRSKGQPGFLPLGPYFVPKAFVADPHRLKMRLSVSGQVMQDESTADMLFGIERQIEYISRYSRLLPGDIICTGSPAGNGTHYNRYLRAGDVIEAEIEGLGRQRQTCI
- the mhpA gene encoding bifunctional 3-(3-hydroxy-phenyl)propionate/3-hydroxycinnamic acid hydroxylase MhpA → MDTYDAIISGYGPTGATVANLLATMGMRVAIVERDKDIYDKPRAITADHETLRAFQAAGLAEKITEDTCPHPGTDFIGVDGQVIKRFYPLPAPGPLGWEPTFMFYQPTLERVLRDGVKRFESVDVLVEHTLISLRQDAEGVEVDVTGPGELSKTLRGKYLLACDGARSAVRSQIESTIYDLAFDESWVVVDADLHDDVVLPERCVQYCRPARPGTYIVGPDRLRRWEIKVLPGEAPESFNDPEHLERVLSTFVDTSGVKVKRVAIYRFHAVVAEKWREGRVFLLGDAAHQMPPFMGQGLCAGVRDAYNLAWKLDAVLCGKAGDALLDTYGQERRPHVQTVVETAKSFGLIIGELDEQAARERDRRLGAELAAGTAQTIRQSFIPGLETGLLYRDVIGTLSTGAGKLFPQPWVSSEGVGRMRLDDLVRGNFYVVTRDRALAAAARDSLGVAASLSDVKVVCVVDEGQGSTNLETELIAVTEELDLVVRWLTETRAVAAVVRPDGFAYGTARHQGELKDMIVSLGRALTFAPHPEERAAAV